A genomic segment from Hippoglossus stenolepis isolate QCI-W04-F060 chromosome 3, HSTE1.2, whole genome shotgun sequence encodes:
- the os9 gene encoding protein OS-9 isoform X2 translates to MAASSVRWLKRLYVFLLVCPLCVPAFLNLEELNEMKYGIQILPDPVILGQTKTEEVMMVSSKYKQLYECRLPAQAVRFHQDPASDPDSQGYTGPDIPDLLGPMHSAPCIVKTKDWWTYEFCHGQHIRQYHLEDTEIKGDVLFLGYYESEFDWNNETAKASKQHRLKRYHSQTYVNGSKCDLNGTPRETEVRFVCEEGSGDYVARVDEPQSCRYVLTIHTSRTCQHPFLRPPSTAKPQGIVCQPALSAQQYMDYVKAQVSDTKRKVEQISEELRSLDEMLAGNEGADGAVEVTADESLTVSSDDSEPSDGKDSADVSEDVGSEEAEDSDFWEGVTKPEGSETTASQQESQTADDDYNSLTDNEVIDDVDEEKFNFKIITDPADLMKFVQHLKESNRKKDQNQARSRGEKPALDRVTEKLGQEEDEDERMLQDFEDKIADLSVPSDKIEEIKEEMQKEFDNIINEAQQELETEGLKGEFDRTQATQTLETTLDKLLDHLEEKDIQDQEQQMAGVQSTSDPTRGSPSLAPKQPDQAADDHVKIKITKYKTGSSPDGEVKVQEMGEGDPQWQHIKDVVKEQLEKAGLKAEGKIEVKILTRKNAEEAGDQWLTEEDTKSFRELLINLLTGGTEEVYKEQKRQQELENNYRFVWGESQEESQSSSTSDSDDVDI, encoded by the exons ATGGCCGCCTCCTCAGTACGCTGGCTCAAGAGACTGTACGTGTTCCTGTTGGTATGTCCCCTGTGTGTCCCCGCCTTCTTGAACCTGGAGGAACTGAACGAGATGAAGTATGGGATTCAAATCCTGCCCGACCCCGTCATCCTGGGGCAG ACCAAGACAGAGGAGGTTATGATGGTGTCCAGTAAGTACAAGCAGCTGTACGAGTGTCGGCTCCCAGCCCAGGCCGTCAGGTTTCACCAGGATCCTGCCTCCGACCCGGACTCACAGGGGTACACCGGACCAGACATCCCAGACCTGCTCGGTCCAATGCACAGTGCCCCCTGTATAGTGAAG ACGAAGGACTGGTGGACATACGAGTTCTGTCATGGTCAGCACATCAGACAGTACCACCTTGAAG ACACAGAAATCAAAGGGGATGTACTGTTTCTCGGTTATTATGAGTCTGAATTTGATTGGAACAATGAAACAGCAAAG GCCTCCAAACAGCACAGGCTAAAGCGCTACCACAGTCAGACCTATGTAAACGGCTCCAAGTGTGACCTGAATGGAACTCCCAGAGAGACTGAAGTCCGG TTTGTTTGTGAAGAAGGCTCGGGGGACTACGTTGCCCGAGTGGATGAGCCTCAGTCGTGCCGCTATGTGCTGACAATTCACACCAGTCGCACCTGCCAGCATCCTTTCTTGCGGCCACCATCCACTGCCAAGCCTCAGGGTATCGTGTGCCAGCCAGCACTAAGTGCGCAACAGTACATGGATTACGTCAAGGCCCAAGTCT CGGACACAAAGCGTAAAGTAGAGCAGAtctcagaggagctgaggagtcTTGATGAGATGTTGGCTGGTAATGAAGGGGCAGATGGGGCCGTGGAAGTAACAGCTGATGAGTCATTAACTGTATCCAGTGATGATTCAGAGCCCTCAGATGGAAAag aCTCGGCTGATGTATCTGAGGATGTCGGgtcagaggaggcagaggactCTGATTTCTGGGAGGGAGTGACAAAACCAGAAGGTTCAGAAACAACTGCTTCTCAACAGGAGAGTCAG ACTGCAGATGATGACTATAACTCACTTACAGACAATGAAGTtattgatgatgttgatgaag AAAAGTTCAACTTTAAAATCATCACTGACCCGGCAGACCTGATGAAGTTTGTCCAGCACCTCAAAGAGAGTAACAGGAAG aaaGATCAAAACCAAGCCAGAAGTCGAGGAGAAAAACCAGCATTAGACAGGGTGACGGAGAAGCTCGGccaagaggaagatgaagatgaacgCATGCTGCAGGATTTCGAGGATAAGATAGCTGACCTCTCTGTGCCGTCCGATAAGATTGAAGAAATAAAGGAGGAAATGCAGAAGGAGTTTGACAACATCATAAATGAG GCCCAGCAGGAATTGGAGACTGAGGGTCTGAAAGGAGAGTTTGATCGCACacaagcaacacaaacactaGAGACGACATTAGACAAGCTACTTGACCATTTAGAGGAGAAAGACATCCAGGACCAAGAGCAACAAATGGCAGGAGTTCAAAGTACCAGTGATCCGACCAGGGGCAGCCCTAGCCTGGCTCCAAAACAGCCAG ACCAAGCGGCTGACGACCATGTTAAGATCAAAATTACTAAGTATAAGACGGGCAGCAGCCCTGATGGGGAGGTCAAAGTTCAGGAGATGGGCGAAGGAGACCCCCAGTGGCAGCACATAAAGGACGTGGTTAAAGAGCAGCTAGAGAAAGCAGGACTGAAGGCCGAAG gtaaaATTGAGGTGAAGATCTTGACACGAAAGAATGCAGAGGAGGCAGGGGATCAGTGGTTGACTGAAGAAGATACAAAGTCCTTCAGGGAGCTCCTCATAAACCTCTTG ACTGGAGGCACAGAAGAGGTTTACAAGGAGCAAAAGAGGCAGCAGGAGTTAGAAAACAACTATAGGTTTGTGTGGGGAGAGTCCCAGGAGGAGTCCCAATCATCCAGCACCTCTGACTCAGACGACGTGGACATCTGA
- the b4galnt1b gene encoding beta-1,4 N-acetylgalactosaminyltransferase 1 encodes MRSLKKTVLLAILASIVLVLALLHSWPTRAYNTVDVWQRPGLEERLPEPDHRLGNIPFRVRDSVASLLARNGCLCEGESGGVNLPFAQFLFPRVSAHPLHTAFEASELEEIKRRRAKEYKSFQKRSQTPVDVLFVAEANNPLQYPTQGVEVRPLKTIIIPGLALHDIPRDHHLINITATLGTLNMAAEVDGVKVKGDGEMHMTLSSSLLPNLNRQLQFVTYTNTLFHPSTADTVQFETEGHQAVFSIIIRHGVTPKLYNTGSKGDYNVSALVTIATKTFLRYDKLQDLIDSIRKYYPTVTIVIADDSENPQTISGPYIEHYIMPFGKGWFAGRNLAVSQVTTKYVLWVDDDFIFTANTKLEKMVDVLEKTTLDLVGGAVREATGYTATYRQTISIEPGEEDGDCLHLRRGFHHVIQGFPNCVVTDGVINFFLARTDKVQQVGFDPRLARVAHLEFFIDGLGSLHVGSCDDVIVNHATKIKLPWVSQSESDKTYAKFRYPPASSDATHTKNGLLFFKNRFQCLTHN; translated from the exons ATGAGGTCCCTGAAGAAGACGGTGCTGCTTGCCATCCTGGCATCCATAGTGCTGGTACTGGCCCTCCTTCATTCGTGGCCCACCCGGGCCTACAACACTGTGGATGTGTGGCAGCGACCAGGCCTGGAGGAGAGGCTCCCAGAACCAGACCACCGATTAGGCAACATCCCATTTCGTGTTAGGGATAGTGTGGCAAG TTTGTTGGCACGCAACGGGTGCCTATGTGAGGGTGAGAGTGGAGGAGTGAACCTGCCCTTCGCCCAATTCTTATTCCCGCGGGTGTCGGCTCACCCGCTGCACACTGCCTTTGAGGCCTCTGAGctggaggaaataaagaggaGACGGGCCAAAGAGTACAAGAGTTTCCAGAAGAG GTCACAGACACCTGTAGATGTTCTCTTTGTAGCAGAGGCCAACAATCCCTTACAGTATCCAACACAGGGGGTGGAGGTCCGGCCCCTGAAAACAATCATCATCCCAG GCTTGGCCTTACACGATATTCCCAGAGACCATCACTTG ATAAACATCACTGCCACACTGGGAACGCTGAACATGGCAGCAGAGGTAGATGGGGTGAAAGTCAAAGGTGACGGCGAGATGCACATGACTCTGTCGAGCAGCCTCCTGCCGAACCTGAACCGACAGCTGCAGTTTGTCACCTACACAAACACTCTGTTTCACCCCAGCACGGCCGACACAG TGCAGTTTGAGACCGAGGGTCATCAAGCTGTCTTCAGTATCATCATCCGTCACGGTGTCACGCCTAAACTGTACAACACTGGATCCAAAGGAG ACTACAATGTCAGCGCCCTCGTTACCATAGCTACGAAGACATTCCTGCGTTATGATAAGCTTCAAGATCTTATCGACAGCATCAGAAAATATTATCCTACTGTCACCATAGTAATTGCTGATGACAGCGAAAATCCCCAAACCATCTCTGGGCCTTACATCGAGCATTACATCATGCCTTTTGGAAAG GGTTGGTTCGCGGGACGGAACCTGGCTGTTTCCCAGGTGACCACAAAGTACGTGCTGTGGGTGGATGACGACTTCATCTTCACGGCCAACACCAAGCTGGAGAAGATGGTGGATGTTTTAGAGAAGACCACGCTGGATctg gtGGGTGGTGCAGTGCGGGAAGCCACAGGGTATACTGCCACCTACAGACAGACCATCTCCATCGAGCCAGGGGAGGAGGATGGTGACTGTTTACACTTGAGGAGAGGATTTCATCACGTCATCCAAGGCTTCCCCAACTGTGTCGTCACTGACGGCGTCATCAACTTCTTTCTGGCTCGCACCGACAAAGTCCAGCAGGTCGGATTTGACCCGCGGCTCGCCAGAGTAGCTCACCTTG agtttttcaTCGACGGCCTGGGATCCCTCCATGTGGGCTCTTGTGACGACGTCATTGTAAATCACGCAACCAAAATCAAACTGCCCTGGGTCAGCCAGTCGGAGAGCGACAAGACTTACGCCAAGTTCCGTTACCCGCCGGCTTCCTCTGACGCCACACACACGAAAAATGGCCTCCTGTTCTTCAAGAATCGGTTTCAGTGTTTGACTCATaattag
- the os9 gene encoding protein OS-9 isoform X1 yields the protein MAASSVRWLKRLYVFLLVCPLCVPAFLNLEELNEMKYGIQILPDPVILGQTKTEEVMMVSSKYKQLYECRLPAQAVRFHQDPASDPDSQGYTGPDIPDLLGPMHSAPCIVKTKDWWTYEFCHGQHIRQYHLEDTEIKGDVLFLGYYESEFDWNNETAKASKQHRLKRYHSQTYVNGSKCDLNGTPRETEVRFVCEEGSGDYVARVDEPQSCRYVLTIHTSRTCQHPFLRPPSTAKPQGIVCQPALSAQQYMDYVKAQVSDTKRKVEQISEELRSLDEMLAGNEGADGAVEVTADESLTVSSDDSEPSDGKDSADVSEDVGSEEAEDSDFWEGVTKPEGSETTASQQESQTADDDYNSLTDNEVIDDVDEVEKFNFKIITDPADLMKFVQHLKESNRKKDQNQARSRGEKPALDRVTEKLGQEEDEDERMLQDFEDKIADLSVPSDKIEEIKEEMQKEFDNIINEAQQELETEGLKGEFDRTQATQTLETTLDKLLDHLEEKDIQDQEQQMAGVQSTSDPTRGSPSLAPKQPDQAADDHVKIKITKYKTGSSPDGEVKVQEMGEGDPQWQHIKDVVKEQLEKAGLKAEGKIEVKILTRKNAEEAGDQWLTEEDTKSFRELLINLLTGGTEEVYKEQKRQQELENNYRFVWGESQEESQSSSTSDSDDVDI from the exons ATGGCCGCCTCCTCAGTACGCTGGCTCAAGAGACTGTACGTGTTCCTGTTGGTATGTCCCCTGTGTGTCCCCGCCTTCTTGAACCTGGAGGAACTGAACGAGATGAAGTATGGGATTCAAATCCTGCCCGACCCCGTCATCCTGGGGCAG ACCAAGACAGAGGAGGTTATGATGGTGTCCAGTAAGTACAAGCAGCTGTACGAGTGTCGGCTCCCAGCCCAGGCCGTCAGGTTTCACCAGGATCCTGCCTCCGACCCGGACTCACAGGGGTACACCGGACCAGACATCCCAGACCTGCTCGGTCCAATGCACAGTGCCCCCTGTATAGTGAAG ACGAAGGACTGGTGGACATACGAGTTCTGTCATGGTCAGCACATCAGACAGTACCACCTTGAAG ACACAGAAATCAAAGGGGATGTACTGTTTCTCGGTTATTATGAGTCTGAATTTGATTGGAACAATGAAACAGCAAAG GCCTCCAAACAGCACAGGCTAAAGCGCTACCACAGTCAGACCTATGTAAACGGCTCCAAGTGTGACCTGAATGGAACTCCCAGAGAGACTGAAGTCCGG TTTGTTTGTGAAGAAGGCTCGGGGGACTACGTTGCCCGAGTGGATGAGCCTCAGTCGTGCCGCTATGTGCTGACAATTCACACCAGTCGCACCTGCCAGCATCCTTTCTTGCGGCCACCATCCACTGCCAAGCCTCAGGGTATCGTGTGCCAGCCAGCACTAAGTGCGCAACAGTACATGGATTACGTCAAGGCCCAAGTCT CGGACACAAAGCGTAAAGTAGAGCAGAtctcagaggagctgaggagtcTTGATGAGATGTTGGCTGGTAATGAAGGGGCAGATGGGGCCGTGGAAGTAACAGCTGATGAGTCATTAACTGTATCCAGTGATGATTCAGAGCCCTCAGATGGAAAag aCTCGGCTGATGTATCTGAGGATGTCGGgtcagaggaggcagaggactCTGATTTCTGGGAGGGAGTGACAAAACCAGAAGGTTCAGAAACAACTGCTTCTCAACAGGAGAGTCAG ACTGCAGATGATGACTATAACTCACTTACAGACAATGAAGTtattgatgatgttgatgaag TAGAAAAGTTCAACTTTAAAATCATCACTGACCCGGCAGACCTGATGAAGTTTGTCCAGCACCTCAAAGAGAGTAACAGGAAG aaaGATCAAAACCAAGCCAGAAGTCGAGGAGAAAAACCAGCATTAGACAGGGTGACGGAGAAGCTCGGccaagaggaagatgaagatgaacgCATGCTGCAGGATTTCGAGGATAAGATAGCTGACCTCTCTGTGCCGTCCGATAAGATTGAAGAAATAAAGGAGGAAATGCAGAAGGAGTTTGACAACATCATAAATGAG GCCCAGCAGGAATTGGAGACTGAGGGTCTGAAAGGAGAGTTTGATCGCACacaagcaacacaaacactaGAGACGACATTAGACAAGCTACTTGACCATTTAGAGGAGAAAGACATCCAGGACCAAGAGCAACAAATGGCAGGAGTTCAAAGTACCAGTGATCCGACCAGGGGCAGCCCTAGCCTGGCTCCAAAACAGCCAG ACCAAGCGGCTGACGACCATGTTAAGATCAAAATTACTAAGTATAAGACGGGCAGCAGCCCTGATGGGGAGGTCAAAGTTCAGGAGATGGGCGAAGGAGACCCCCAGTGGCAGCACATAAAGGACGTGGTTAAAGAGCAGCTAGAGAAAGCAGGACTGAAGGCCGAAG gtaaaATTGAGGTGAAGATCTTGACACGAAAGAATGCAGAGGAGGCAGGGGATCAGTGGTTGACTGAAGAAGATACAAAGTCCTTCAGGGAGCTCCTCATAAACCTCTTG ACTGGAGGCACAGAAGAGGTTTACAAGGAGCAAAAGAGGCAGCAGGAGTTAGAAAACAACTATAGGTTTGTGTGGGGAGAGTCCCAGGAGGAGTCCCAATCATCCAGCACCTCTGACTCAGACGACGTGGACATCTGA